One window of the Ureibacillus sp. FSL W7-1570 genome contains the following:
- the dprA gene encoding DNA-processing protein DprA → MGSFSLNELLALHYVYPLTLNKLNRLLNEISSLDTLHDVSPATLETILHISTENANKIISNYKRLLKNNLPAAYNHEGIHVIPYPDPNYPQSLFALVDPPAVLYGKGDITLLKKRKIAIIGSRMATNYTQKALEAIVPPLVEKGFIIVSGLAKGADAMAHEAAIRYGGKTIGILGNGLFHIYPKQNEKLALEMAKNHLLLTEFPPYVGPKKWHFPLRNRIISGISEAIVVTEAARKSGTLITTDHALEHGKDVFVVPGPIDSKLSEGTNQLLREGAIPVWSGQQILDELNLFF, encoded by the coding sequence ATGGGCTCATTTTCATTAAACGAGCTGCTGGCACTCCACTATGTTTACCCGCTCACGTTAAACAAGTTAAACAGATTATTAAATGAAATTTCCTCCCTTGACACCCTGCATGATGTATCGCCTGCAACTTTGGAAACCATTCTCCATATTTCAACAGAAAATGCCAATAAAATCATATCGAATTATAAGAGATTATTAAAAAATAATTTGCCCGCTGCATATAATCATGAAGGAATACATGTTATTCCATATCCAGACCCGAATTATCCCCAATCTTTGTTTGCGTTGGTCGATCCCCCTGCCGTTCTGTATGGGAAAGGGGACATTACTTTATTAAAAAAACGGAAAATTGCCATCATCGGTTCAAGAATGGCGACAAACTATACACAAAAGGCGCTGGAGGCGATTGTTCCGCCATTGGTTGAAAAGGGTTTCATTATAGTCAGTGGATTGGCAAAGGGAGCTGATGCAATGGCCCATGAAGCGGCCATTCGATATGGCGGAAAAACAATCGGCATTTTGGGAAACGGTTTATTTCACATATATCCGAAACAAAATGAAAAATTGGCGTTGGAAATGGCCAAAAACCATTTATTGCTCACCGAATTTCCTCCCTATGTGGGCCCCAAAAAGTGGCATTTTCCTTTAAGAAATCGTATTATAAGTGGTATTAGCGAAGCCATTGTAGTGACAGAAGCCGCAAGAAAAAGCGGAACATTAATTACAACGGATCATGCGTTGGAACATGGGAAAGATGTCTTTGTCGTTCCAGGCCCCATTGATTCGAAACTTTCGGAAGGGACGAATCAATTGTTGAGGGAAGGGGCCATTCCGGTATGGAGCGGGCAACAAATTTTGGATGAATTAAATTTGTTTTTTTAG
- the topA gene encoding type I DNA topoisomerase: protein MADYLVIVESPAKAKTIERYLGKKYKVKASIGHVIDLPKSQMGIDTENNYQPKYITIRGKGPILQELKTAAKKAKKVFLAADPDREGEAIAYHLAKALNIDTESECRVVFNEITKDAVLESFKHPRPINKHLVDAQQARRILDRLVGYNISPILWRKVKKGLSAGRVQSVALRLIIDRENEIKNFVPEEYWTIEGLFEKDKKQFEAFYYGDEKEKLKLTNEEQVEEILKKIKGAEFEVVNVTKKERKRNPAPAFTTSSLQQEAARKLNFRAKKTMMIAQQLYEGIDIGKQEGTVGLITYMRTDSTRISDAAKAEAMQYIYDKYGKEYVAGEIQKVKKQPAAQDAHEAIRPTSVMRTPEQLKDVLTRDQLRLYRLIWDRFVASQMAPAVLDTVTVELKNSGCIFRANGSQVKFSGFMKVYIEGTDDQTEETTKMLPDLKVGDKIKSVEINPKQHFTQPPPRYTEARLVKELEELGIGRPSTYAPTLDVIQRRGYVQLDNKRFIPTELGEIVHSLMVEFFPEIIDIEFTAKMEADLDKIEEGKTDWIQIIDHFYKEFEKHVKHADEAIEKIEIKDEPAGENCEKCGAPMVYKLGKYGKFMACSNFPECRNTKTITKPIGVKCPKCKTGEIVERKSKTKRVFYGCEKYPECDFMSWDKPISRPCPKCNSLLVEKKVKKGVQVQCINCDYEETTQ from the coding sequence ATGGCAGATTATTTAGTGATAGTGGAATCACCAGCAAAAGCGAAGACAATCGAACGATATTTAGGAAAAAAATATAAAGTGAAAGCATCCATTGGACATGTAATCGATCTTCCGAAAAGCCAAATGGGTATTGATACGGAAAATAATTATCAGCCCAAATATATAACCATTCGCGGAAAGGGACCGATCTTACAAGAATTGAAAACCGCCGCGAAAAAGGCGAAAAAAGTGTTTCTGGCAGCCGACCCTGACCGTGAGGGGGAAGCGATCGCCTATCATTTGGCTAAAGCTTTGAATATCGATACGGAAAGTGAATGCCGTGTTGTATTTAACGAGATTACAAAAGATGCGGTATTGGAGTCTTTTAAACATCCTCGTCCAATCAATAAACACCTTGTGGATGCGCAACAAGCCCGCCGGATATTGGACCGGCTTGTCGGTTATAATATAAGCCCCATTTTATGGAGAAAAGTGAAAAAAGGATTGTCAGCGGGGCGGGTGCAGTCTGTCGCATTGCGTCTTATCATCGACCGGGAAAATGAAATAAAAAATTTCGTACCTGAAGAATACTGGACGATTGAAGGATTATTTGAAAAGGATAAAAAGCAATTTGAAGCTTTTTATTACGGAGATGAAAAAGAAAAGCTGAAGCTGACAAACGAGGAACAGGTAGAAGAAATATTAAAGAAAATAAAAGGTGCCGAGTTTGAAGTTGTGAATGTAACGAAAAAGGAGAGAAAACGGAATCCGGCTCCAGCCTTTACAACTTCCTCCCTTCAACAAGAAGCTGCGAGAAAATTAAACTTTAGAGCCAAGAAAACAATGATGATTGCCCAGCAGCTCTATGAAGGAATCGACATCGGAAAACAGGAAGGAACAGTCGGTCTGATCACGTACATGCGTACGGATTCAACAAGGATTTCTGATGCTGCCAAAGCTGAAGCAATGCAATATATTTACGATAAATATGGTAAAGAGTATGTGGCTGGTGAAATTCAAAAGGTCAAAAAACAACCGGCTGCCCAAGACGCCCATGAAGCGATTCGTCCAACGAGCGTCATGAGAACCCCTGAGCAATTGAAAGATGTGTTGACCCGGGATCAATTAAGACTTTATCGTCTGATTTGGGATCGGTTTGTGGCCAGCCAAATGGCTCCTGCTGTATTGGATACCGTGACGGTGGAATTGAAAAATTCCGGCTGCATTTTCCGGGCAAACGGCTCGCAAGTGAAATTTTCCGGATTCATGAAAGTATATATTGAAGGAACGGACGACCAGACGGAAGAAACAACAAAAATGCTTCCGGATTTAAAAGTGGGAGACAAAATTAAATCTGTTGAAATCAATCCAAAACAGCATTTTACTCAGCCGCCTCCACGCTATACGGAAGCAAGACTTGTAAAAGAGCTGGAGGAACTTGGCATCGGAAGACCTTCCACTTATGCTCCTACGTTGGACGTCATTCAAAGGCGCGGCTATGTGCAACTGGATAATAAGCGTTTTATCCCGACGGAGCTGGGGGAAATCGTCCATTCATTGATGGTCGAGTTTTTCCCTGAGATCATCGACATTGAATTCACTGCAAAAATGGAAGCGGATCTGGATAAAATCGAGGAAGGAAAAACCGATTGGATCCAAATCATCGATCATTTTTATAAAGAATTTGAAAAACATGTGAAACATGCCGATGAAGCGATAGAAAAAATTGAAATCAAAGATGAACCTGCCGGTGAGAATTGTGAAAAATGCGGCGCGCCAATGGTATACAAGTTGGGCAAATACGGAAAATTCATGGCTTGCTCCAATTTTCCGGAATGCCGGAATACCAAAACGATCACCAAACCGATCGGCGTGAAATGTCCAAAATGTAAAACCGGGGAAATTGTGGAAAGAAAAAGCAAAACCAAGCGCGTTTTTTACGGTTGCGAAAAGTATCCGGAATGTGATTTCATGTCTTGGGATAAGCCGATCAGCAGACCTTGTCCGAAATGTAATTCATTATTGGTAGAGAAGAAAGTGAAAAAAGGCGTACAAGTACAATGCATCAATTGCGACTATGAAGAAACAACACAATGA
- the trmFO gene encoding FADH(2)-oxidizing methylenetetrahydrofolate--tRNA-(uracil(54)-C(5))-methyltransferase TrmFO, translating to MTEQVVNVIGAGLAGSEAAWQIASRGVKVRLFEMRPVKQTPAHHTDKFAELVCSNSLRANTLTNAVGVLKEEMRILNSLIIKAADSASLPAGGALAVDRHEFSGFVTEQLKNHPLVEIVNEEVTEIPEGITVIATGPLTSEALAKKIKELTGQEYLYFYDAAAPIVEKDSINMDKVYLKSRYDKGEAAYLNCPMTKEEFERFYDALVNAEVVELKEFEKEIYFEGCMPIEVMAKRGPKTLLFGPLKPVGLEDPRTGERPYAVVQLRQDNAAGTLYNIVGFQTHLKWGAQKEVFRLIPGLENVEIVRYGVMHRNTFINSPKVLKKTYQLKTRPNLFFAGQMTGVEGYVESAGSGLVAGINAARLALGKEPVELPKETALGSMARYITEADPSNFQPMNVNFGIFLELGERIKSKQERALKHAERAIGTIRNFVNSQTI from the coding sequence ATGACAGAACAGGTAGTAAACGTAATCGGAGCAGGACTCGCAGGAAGCGAAGCGGCTTGGCAGATCGCCAGCCGCGGCGTCAAAGTCAGATTATTTGAAATGAGGCCGGTGAAACAAACACCAGCCCACCATACCGATAAATTTGCGGAATTGGTTTGTTCCAACTCCTTGCGTGCGAACACATTGACAAATGCGGTTGGTGTTTTGAAAGAAGAAATGAGAATCTTGAATTCTTTGATCATCAAGGCTGCGGATTCCGCAAGCCTTCCAGCCGGGGGTGCACTGGCTGTGGACCGGCATGAGTTTTCAGGATTTGTAACTGAGCAATTAAAGAACCATCCGCTCGTGGAAATCGTCAATGAAGAGGTGACGGAAATTCCTGAAGGTATTACCGTTATTGCGACAGGTCCATTGACATCCGAAGCATTGGCGAAAAAAATCAAGGAATTGACAGGGCAAGAATATCTGTACTTTTACGATGCCGCTGCGCCAATCGTGGAGAAGGACAGCATCAATATGGATAAAGTGTATTTAAAGTCCCGGTATGATAAGGGAGAAGCCGCTTATTTAAACTGTCCGATGACAAAAGAAGAATTTGAACGGTTTTATGATGCGTTGGTGAACGCGGAAGTCGTTGAATTGAAAGAGTTTGAAAAAGAAATTTATTTTGAAGGGTGCATGCCGATCGAAGTAATGGCAAAACGTGGTCCAAAAACATTATTATTTGGCCCGTTGAAACCGGTGGGATTGGAAGACCCAAGAACAGGTGAACGTCCATATGCGGTTGTCCAACTCCGACAAGACAATGCGGCAGGAACATTATATAATATTGTAGGTTTTCAAACCCATTTAAAATGGGGGGCTCAAAAAGAGGTATTCCGACTAATCCCTGGTTTGGAAAATGTGGAAATTGTCCGTTACGGGGTCATGCATCGCAACACTTTCATCAATTCGCCAAAAGTATTGAAAAAAACGTACCAATTAAAAACCCGCCCGAATTTATTTTTTGCGGGGCAAATGACAGGGGTGGAAGGATATGTGGAATCTGCCGGAAGCGGACTTGTTGCCGGAATCAATGCGGCCCGTCTGGCATTGGGCAAAGAACCGGTAGAATTGCCTAAGGAAACGGCTTTGGGAAGTATGGCCCGCTATATTACGGAAGCCGATCCATCCAACTTCCAGCCAATGAATGTCAACTTCGGCATTTTCCTAGAACTTGGCGAACGGATCAAATCGAAGCAAGAAAGAGCTCTGAAGCACGCCGAACGCGCAATTGGCACAATTCGAAATTTTGTGAATTCTCAAACGATATAA
- the xerC gene encoding tyrosine recombinase XerC, whose product MQALDEFLRVIQVEKNFSVHTVKEYERDITQFINFLHSEGIDKFDEVEYFHARLFVTKLYEEKHSRATISRKISSIRTFFRFLNRDYGIDVSAFLSLYHPKKEKILPHFFYEDELEQLFDANKGDDLKSIRNMALLELLYATGIRVSECISIELDDVDFHYSILRVMGKGRKERIVPFGQYAHEALLRYINEARPLLMKNKKHNRLFVNMRGDELTDRGVRYILNEMIRHASMHAKIYPHMLRHTFATHLLNNGADLRTVQELLGHENLSTTQIYTHVTKEHLRSTYMKAHPRA is encoded by the coding sequence ATGCAAGCTCTCGACGAATTTCTCCGAGTAATTCAAGTGGAAAAAAATTTTTCTGTCCACACTGTAAAGGAATATGAACGGGACATTACCCAGTTCATCAACTTTTTGCACTCGGAGGGAATTGACAAATTTGACGAAGTGGAGTATTTTCATGCTCGGCTGTTTGTGACGAAGCTTTACGAAGAGAAACATTCCCGTGCAACAATTTCCAGAAAAATTTCTTCCATCCGAACCTTCTTCCGTTTTCTTAATCGGGATTACGGAATCGATGTTTCAGCTTTTCTATCTTTATATCATCCAAAAAAAGAAAAAATATTGCCCCATTTTTTTTATGAAGATGAACTTGAACAGCTTTTTGATGCAAATAAGGGCGATGATTTGAAATCCATTCGCAACATGGCTTTATTGGAATTGCTCTATGCAACAGGAATCCGTGTGAGTGAATGTATTTCCATTGAATTGGATGATGTCGATTTCCATTATTCCATACTCCGTGTGATGGGAAAGGGCCGAAAGGAAAGGATTGTCCCATTCGGGCAATATGCCCATGAAGCATTGTTAAGATATATCAATGAAGCAAGACCCCTTTTGATGAAAAATAAAAAACATAATCGATTGTTCGTCAATATGCGCGGCGACGAACTGACTGACCGGGGCGTCCGTTATATATTAAATGAAATGATCCGTCATGCGAGCATGCACGCAAAAATCTATCCGCATATGTTGCGCCATACGTTTGCGACGCATTTATTGAATAATGGAGCTGATTTACGGACAGTGCAAGAATTGCTTGGACATGAGAATTTGTCCACCACCCAAATTTATACCCATGTGACGAAGGAACACTTGCGAAGTACTTATATGAAGGCACATCCGAGAGCATAA
- the hslV gene encoding ATP-dependent protease subunit HslV: protein MHATTIFAIHHKGRCAMAGDGQVTLGNSVVMKHTAKKVRRLFNGQVLAGFAGSVADAFTLFEMFESKLNEYSGNLQRAAVEVAKQWRGDKILRQLEALLLVMDKNTLLLISGTGEVIEPDDGILAIGSGGNYALAAGRALKQHAGEQMTAEEIAKAALTIAADICVYTNHHIIVEALD from the coding sequence ATGCATGCTACTACGATTTTTGCCATTCACCATAAAGGCAGATGTGCAATGGCTGGAGATGGGCAAGTAACATTGGGAAATTCTGTTGTAATGAAACATACAGCGAAAAAAGTGAGAAGATTGTTTAACGGGCAAGTGTTGGCCGGGTTTGCCGGTTCCGTTGCCGATGCATTTACGTTGTTTGAAATGTTTGAGTCAAAATTGAACGAATATAGCGGAAATCTGCAACGGGCAGCGGTGGAAGTGGCAAAACAATGGCGCGGGGATAAAATACTCCGTCAATTGGAAGCCTTGTTGCTTGTCATGGACAAAAATACGCTGTTGCTCATTTCCGGAACCGGCGAAGTGATTGAACCGGACGATGGAATTCTCGCGATCGGTTCTGGAGGAAATTATGCTCTTGCTGCAGGAAGAGCATTAAAGCAACATGCGGGAGAACAGATGACAGCCGAAGAAATTGCAAAAGCTGCCTTAACAATTGCAGCCGATATTTGCGTATATACAAATCATCATATCATTGTGGAGGCGCTGGACTGA
- the hslU gene encoding ATP-dependent protease ATPase subunit HslU, with product MTTLTPRQIVEQLNRYIVGQDAAKKAVAIALRNRYRRSLLSDELKSEVIPKNILMIGPTGVGKTEIARRIAKLTNAPFVKVEATKFTEVGYVGRDVESMVRDLVEASRRLVKEEMMEKVKDQAEQQANEALVKLLVPSKAKSKMAQNPFEIFFGGQKTESASDSQDESEIRMKRSKVKEDLLAGKLEDEWVTVEVTEQNTAFLDMMIPGMPELGSSGMQDMLSSLVPKKTKKRRMKVKDARRVLTVEEANKLIDSEELAQEAIKRAEQSGIIFIDEIDKIASRGQHSSADVSREGVQRDILPIVEGSTVPTKYGPVKTDYMLFIAAGAFHMSKPSDLIPELQGRFPIRVELDKLTKEDFVRILKEPDQSLILQYKALLETEGVSIDFTDDAMERIAEIATEVNQQTDNIGARRLHTIMERLLEDLSYEAPEIAPTHVQITRSYVDQKLGEISKNKDLSQFIL from the coding sequence ATGACAACACTTACGCCAAGACAAATAGTTGAACAATTAAACCGATATATTGTGGGCCAAGATGCTGCGAAAAAAGCAGTAGCGATTGCATTAAGAAACAGATACAGAAGATCTCTCCTTAGCGATGAATTAAAAAGCGAAGTCATTCCAAAAAACATTTTGATGATTGGTCCTACAGGTGTGGGAAAAACGGAAATCGCCCGAAGAATCGCGAAGTTGACCAACGCTCCTTTTGTCAAAGTGGAAGCGACAAAGTTTACGGAAGTAGGCTATGTTGGAAGAGATGTGGAATCGATGGTTCGGGATCTCGTGGAAGCTTCCAGAAGACTCGTGAAAGAAGAAATGATGGAAAAAGTGAAGGATCAAGCGGAACAACAGGCAAATGAAGCATTGGTGAAATTGCTCGTTCCTTCGAAAGCGAAATCGAAAATGGCGCAAAACCCTTTCGAAATATTTTTTGGAGGCCAAAAAACAGAAAGTGCTTCAGATTCCCAGGATGAATCAGAAATCCGGATGAAACGTTCGAAAGTAAAAGAGGATTTACTGGCCGGCAAACTGGAAGATGAATGGGTGACGGTGGAAGTGACCGAACAAAACACCGCTTTTCTTGACATGATGATTCCGGGAATGCCGGAACTTGGTTCGAGTGGAATGCAAGATATGCTATCGAGCCTTGTTCCAAAGAAGACGAAAAAACGCCGCATGAAAGTGAAAGATGCCCGACGCGTATTGACGGTAGAAGAAGCGAACAAGTTGATCGATTCAGAAGAATTGGCCCAAGAAGCGATTAAACGTGCGGAACAATCGGGGATCATTTTCATTGATGAAATCGATAAAATCGCAAGCAGAGGCCAACATTCTTCCGCGGATGTTTCCCGGGAAGGCGTTCAAAGGGATATTTTACCGATTGTTGAAGGTTCTACGGTGCCAACGAAATATGGACCTGTAAAAACGGACTATATGCTCTTTATCGCTGCGGGAGCTTTTCATATGTCAAAACCTAGCGATTTAATCCCAGAATTGCAAGGACGTTTCCCGATTCGTGTGGAATTGGATAAGTTGACGAAAGAGGATTTTGTCCGAATTTTAAAAGAGCCGGATCAATCTCTCATATTGCAATATAAAGCTTTGCTTGAAACGGAAGGTGTTTCCATCGACTTTACCGATGATGCAATGGAGCGCATAGCAGAGATTGCCACGGAAGTGAATCAACAAACAGATAATATTGGTGCAAGAAGATTGCATACAATCATGGAGCGCTTACTTGAAGATTTATCTTATGAAGCTCCGGAAATCGCACCGACTCATGTACAAATCACCCGTTCGTATGTCGATCAAAAACTTGGAGAAATTTCTAAAAACAAAGATTTGTCTCAATTTATTCTATAA
- the codY gene encoding GTP-sensing pleiotropic transcriptional regulator CodY produces MDLLTKTRKINALLQKTAGKPVNFKEMADTLGDIIDSNVFIVSRKGKLLGISIHQKIENERLKKMLEERQFPEDYTKSLQEITETSPNIDINSEYTIFPVENRDIFKNGLTTIVPIIGGGERLGTLILGRLEERFGDDDLILAEYGATVVGMEILREKAEEIEEEARSKAVVQMAINSLSYSELEAIEHIFEELDGNEGLLVASKIADRVGITRSVIVNALRKLESAGVIESRSLGMKGTYIKVLNDKFLTALAEIKMK; encoded by the coding sequence ATGGATTTATTAACAAAAACTAGAAAAATCAATGCATTATTGCAAAAAACAGCAGGAAAACCTGTTAACTTCAAAGAGATGGCGGATACATTAGGCGATATCATTGATAGCAATGTTTTTATTGTAAGTCGCAAAGGAAAATTGTTGGGCATATCGATTCATCAAAAAATTGAAAATGAACGATTGAAAAAGATGTTGGAAGAACGTCAATTCCCGGAAGATTATACAAAAAGTCTTCAAGAAATCACTGAAACTTCTCCAAATATTGATATCAACAGCGAGTACACAATTTTCCCTGTGGAAAACCGCGATATTTTCAAAAATGGATTAACAACAATCGTACCGATCATCGGCGGCGGTGAACGTCTGGGTACTTTAATTTTGGGACGTTTGGAAGAACGGTTCGGAGATGACGATTTGATTTTAGCAGAATATGGTGCGACTGTTGTCGGAATGGAAATTTTACGTGAAAAAGCGGAAGAAATTGAAGAAGAAGCGCGCAGCAAAGCGGTTGTTCAAATGGCGATCAACTCCCTTTCTTATAGTGAATTGGAAGCAATCGAACATATTTTTGAAGAGCTTGATGGAAATGAAGGGTTGCTCGTTGCTTCAAAAATTGCCGACCGTGTAGGAATTACACGTTCAGTGATTGTCAATGCATTGCGCAAATTGGAATCTGCCGGTGTGATCGAATCAAGATCCCTTGGTATGAAAGGAACATATATTAAAGTATTAAACGATAAATTCTTAACAGCCTTGGCTGAAATCAAAATGAAATAA
- the flgB gene encoding flagellar basal body rod protein FlgB, with protein MKLFDGAISNLEYGLQYASLKNKTIAHNIANVDTPNYKAKDVSFKKLLSEENQKQISAYKTDDRHFDFVIKQTAPGVYSYENFQYRHNGNGVDIDKEMSELAKNTIYYNALIDRINGKFNTLNTVIKGGK; from the coding sequence ATGAAATTGTTTGATGGAGCAATAAGTAATTTAGAGTATGGTCTTCAATACGCATCCTTGAAAAATAAGACTATTGCACATAATATTGCCAATGTCGATACTCCCAATTACAAGGCAAAAGATGTAAGCTTCAAAAAACTTTTGTCCGAAGAGAATCAAAAGCAAATTAGTGCTTACAAAACAGATGATAGACACTTTGATTTTGTCATCAAACAAACTGCTCCCGGAGTTTACAGTTATGAAAACTTCCAATATCGCCACAACGGCAACGGAGTGGATATAGATAAAGAAATGTCGGAGTTAGCGAAGAATACTATTTATTACAATGCGTTGATCGATCGAATTAACGGTAAATTCAACACACTTAATACGGTCATTAAAGGAGGGAAATAG
- the flgC gene encoding flagellar basal body rod protein FlgC: MSIFSSMNTTTSALTAQRLRMDVISSNIANIDTTRAKQVNGEWEPYRRKTVTLSANEGRFSSFLNKAMGKTSDVGNGVKVTKIGEDNETPFKLVYDPSHPDANEDGYVEMPNVDLLKEMVDLISASRSYEANVTVLNANKSMLTKALEIGK, translated from the coding sequence ATGTCGATTTTTTCTAGCATGAATACGACAACTTCCGCTTTAACGGCTCAACGTTTGCGTATGGACGTCATTTCTTCGAATATTGCTAATATTGATACAACTCGAGCCAAACAAGTGAATGGAGAGTGGGAGCCATACCGTCGCAAAACTGTTACTCTCTCAGCAAACGAAGGCAGATTTTCATCCTTTTTGAATAAAGCGATGGGAAAAACCAGCGATGTTGGCAATGGAGTAAAGGTCACAAAAATTGGTGAAGATAATGAAACACCGTTCAAACTTGTCTATGATCCAAGCCATCCAGATGCCAATGAAGACGGATATGTGGAAATGCCTAACGTGGATTTGTTGAAAGAGATGGTGGATTTGATCTCCGCTTCCCGTTCATATGAAGCGAATGTAACAGTTTTGAATGCCAACAAATCAATGTTAACGAAAGCACTGGAAATAGGAAAATAA
- the fliE gene encoding flagellar hook-basal body complex protein FliE, whose protein sequence is MAINAATFTTAVQSLSNRKEISNNQTPMEAQKSFANTLKEAIDKVNDYQVQSDTLTNKLIQGENVELHEVMIAAQKANITLNATVEIRNKVIEAYQEIMRMTV, encoded by the coding sequence GTGGCCATAAACGCTGCAACATTTACAACAGCAGTCCAATCTTTATCAAACAGAAAAGAAATTTCCAATAATCAAACGCCAATGGAAGCACAGAAAAGCTTCGCCAATACATTAAAAGAAGCAATCGACAAAGTAAACGATTATCAAGTTCAATCAGATACACTAACAAATAAGTTAATTCAAGGCGAAAATGTTGAATTGCATGAAGTGATGATAGCGGCTCAAAAGGCCAATATCACGTTGAATGCCACAGTTGAAATTCGCAATAAAGTGATTGAAGCATACCAGGAAATTATGCGAATGACTGTCTAA